One genomic segment of Candidatus Omnitrophota bacterium includes these proteins:
- the lepB gene encoding signal peptidase I yields MQQDLLPEERMSDLKPKEPLIAVMLSFIFGGLGQIYAGRIIRGILFFCIPFIIVIPGFLYYAVNPNSRINIYLLGCAFIILFAYGIFVIIDAYRCAKAYNVKNNLIRSITAGKRVLIILGILFIMFIFNPSDIIAWPLARYIKSNVMEAYKIPSGTMTPALMVGDRIFADKGIYKKTEPKRGDVVIFTSPFDPKINFVKRIAGLPGETIEIKDGKVIMNGIAITEPEAFKRIYYYNRGDYAKVGQPVKIPSDSYFVLGDNSANSKDSRYFGLIPRKSLRGKAYKIIYPFDRSGPIK; encoded by the coding sequence ATGCAGCAGGATCTTCTTCCTGAGGAAAGAATGAGCGATCTTAAACCAAAAGAACCCTTAATTGCGGTAATGTTGTCCTTTATTTTTGGGGGATTAGGGCAGATATATGCAGGAAGAATAATAAGAGGGATCCTATTTTTTTGCATACCCTTCATTATAGTAATCCCGGGCTTCTTATATTATGCGGTAAATCCCAACAGTAGGATCAATATTTATCTACTGGGCTGCGCGTTTATCATTTTATTTGCTTATGGCATATTTGTTATCATTGATGCCTATAGATGCGCAAAGGCATATAATGTCAAAAATAATCTCATCAGAAGCATAACGGCCGGGAAAAGAGTTTTAATTATTCTCGGTATCCTTTTTATCATGTTTATATTCAACCCGTCCGATATAATTGCCTGGCCGCTTGCTCGATATATTAAGTCGAACGTAATGGAAGCATATAAAATCCCATCAGGCACAATGACACCGGCTTTAATGGTAGGGGATAGGATATTTGCAGATAAGGGCATATACAAGAAAACGGAGCCGAAAAGGGGAGATGTGGTTATTTTTACCTCTCCCTTTGATCCCAAAATTAACTTTGTCAAACGAATCGCAGGCTTACCTGGCGAAACAATTGAAATAAAAGACGGGAAAGTGATAATGAATGGTATCGCCATAACAGAGCCCGAAGCATTCAAAAGAATCTATTACTATAATAGAGGCGACTACGCTAAAGTTGGTCAGCCAGTAAAGATACCTTCGGATAGCTACTTTGTCCTTGGCGATAATAGTGCCAACAGCAAAGACAGCAGGTATTTCGGTCTTATTCCGAGAAAATCCCTAAGAGGCAAAGCGTATAAGATTATCTATCCATTCGATAGATCTGGTCCTATCAAATAA